From Neomonachus schauinslandi chromosome 12, ASM220157v2, whole genome shotgun sequence, the proteins below share one genomic window:
- the LOC110579854 gene encoding ATP synthase-coupling factor 6, mitochondrial-like produces MILQRLFRFSSLIRSAVSVHLRRNIVVTAVAFNKELDPVQKLFVDKIREYRTKQQASEGPVDTGPEYQQDLERELFKLKQIYGKADMNMFPDFKFEDPKFEIMEKPSPEERM; encoded by the coding sequence ATGATTCTCCAGAGGCTCTTTAGGTTCTCCTCTCTCATTCGGTCTGCAGTCTCAGTTCATTTGAGGAGGAACATTGTTGTTACAGCGGTGGCATTTAATAAGGAACTTGATCCTGTACAGAAACTCTTCGTGGACAAGATTAGAGAATACAGAACTAAGCAACAGGCGTCTGAAGGACCCGTTGATACTGGCCCAGAATACCAGCAAGACCTAGAGAGGGAGCTTTTTAAGCTTAAGCAAATATATGGTAAGGCAGACATGAATATGTTCCCGGACTTCAAATTTGAAGATCCTAAATTTGAAATCATGGAAAAACCCAGTCctgaagaaagaatgtaa